A DNA window from Anaerocolumna sp. AGMB13020 contains the following coding sequences:
- a CDS encoding MerR family transcriptional regulator yields the protein MEYTILKLSQMAGVSTRTLRHYDSIGLLKPLRTNSSGYRIYGQKEIALLQQILFYRELGFGLDEIRSIVLSPGFDNLTALQEHRKKLKQERERLDILISTVDKTIDSVTGRKTMTDRDKFEGFKKDLVAANEEKYGKEIREKYGDETIEKSNQQMLKLTKEEYDRLEELSRLIHKTLKEAYETKDPSGEKAQETAHLHREWLTLSWGHYNKEAHKGLGDMYVADDRFKAYYDKEQDGLAEFLRDAIHVYTADLKDE from the coding sequence ATGGAATATACTATTTTAAAATTAAGCCAAATGGCAGGTGTCAGCACCAGAACATTAAGGCATTATGACAGCATAGGTCTTTTGAAGCCCCTGCGAACCAACTCCTCCGGTTACCGTATATACGGCCAGAAGGAAATCGCTCTGCTGCAGCAGATACTTTTCTACCGGGAGCTGGGATTTGGTCTTGATGAAATACGTTCCATTGTCCTTAGCCCTGGCTTTGATAACCTTACAGCCTTACAGGAACACCGCAAGAAACTTAAGCAGGAAAGAGAACGGCTGGATATTCTCATATCCACCGTCGATAAGACCATTGATTCAGTAACAGGGAGGAAGACCATGACAGATAGAGATAAATTCGAAGGTTTTAAGAAAGATCTTGTAGCAGCAAATGAAGAAAAATACGGAAAAGAAATTAGAGAAAAATATGGTGATGAGACCATAGAAAAGTCCAATCAGCAAATGTTAAAACTGACCAAAGAGGAGTATGACAGATTGGAGGAATTAAGCAGACTTATTCATAAAACACTGAAAGAGGCTTATGAAACCAAAGACCCCTCCGGTGAAAAAGCCCAGGAAACAGCTCACCTTCACAGAGAATGGCTGACCTTAAGCTGGGGACATTATAACAAAGAAGCCCATAAAGGACTAGGTGATATGTATGTAGCCGATGACCGTTTTAAGGCTTATTACGATAAGGAACAGGATGGACTTGCCGAATTCTTAAGAGATGCTATTCATGTATATACAGCGGACTTAAAGGATGAATAA
- a CDS encoding MATE family efflux transporter: protein MMFTRKQLFQLILPLIIEQILAVSVGLVGIIMVSRATGEAGISGVSLVDTLNVLLITLFSSLATGGAVVSSQYMGRKENDNASKAGSQLIITTLMISLIIMLISLIGNENILIMIYGKQEAAIMDSAKIYFFITAFSFPFLAVYNSCAALFRAMGNSKVSMYVSLLMNIINAVGIYIMIFLLDMGVEGVAIPTLTARAVSAIIMFILICNKKHPIHMNNILRTGIDFKMIKRILNIGVPNGLENSIFQIGKIMVQGLTASLGSVAIAANAAAGTIAGFALIPGSAMGLAMITVVGRCIGAGNIKEAKNYTKKLMKACYLIMCGLNIGIIFLREPIVWVFKLSPAAEETTLMLILYHSICCCIVWPLSFALPNALRAANDVRTTMVISIISMWVWRIAFSYLLVKGLKMGVMGVWVAMTIDWLFRAICFTLRFVRGKWVKHAYIH from the coding sequence ATGATGTTTACCAGAAAGCAGCTTTTTCAGCTGATCTTACCACTGATTATTGAGCAGATATTGGCAGTGTCTGTAGGACTTGTCGGAATAATAATGGTATCAAGAGCTACGGGAGAAGCCGGTATATCGGGAGTCTCACTGGTAGATACCCTTAACGTTCTTCTCATTACTCTATTTTCCTCCCTGGCTACAGGAGGTGCGGTAGTATCTTCCCAATACATGGGACGTAAAGAAAATGATAATGCCAGTAAAGCAGGAAGCCAGCTTATAATAACTACATTGATGATTTCCCTGATTATAATGCTTATTTCTTTAATCGGAAATGAAAATATTCTGATTATGATATATGGTAAGCAGGAAGCGGCCATAATGGACAGTGCAAAGATTTATTTCTTTATTACGGCTTTTTCCTTTCCGTTTCTGGCGGTATATAATTCCTGTGCAGCGCTGTTTCGCGCTATGGGTAATTCCAAGGTTTCCATGTATGTTTCCCTTCTGATGAATATTATTAACGCTGTAGGAATTTATATTATGATTTTTCTTTTGGATATGGGAGTAGAGGGCGTTGCGATTCCTACCCTTACTGCCAGAGCAGTGTCAGCGATTATTATGTTCATCCTGATTTGTAATAAGAAGCATCCCATACATATGAATAATATTCTCCGAACAGGAATTGATTTTAAGATGATTAAGCGAATTCTGAATATCGGTGTGCCAAATGGTCTTGAGAACAGTATCTTTCAGATAGGAAAGATCATGGTGCAGGGACTGACGGCGAGCCTTGGCTCCGTTGCCATAGCTGCCAATGCGGCAGCCGGTACCATTGCCGGATTTGCCTTGATCCCCGGTAGTGCCATGGGGCTTGCAATGATCACGGTAGTCGGACGTTGTATCGGTGCTGGTAATATCAAAGAGGCAAAGAACTATACCAAGAAGCTTATGAAGGCCTGCTACCTTATCATGTGCGGATTAAATATCGGAATTATTTTTCTCAGAGAACCTATTGTTTGGGTATTTAAATTATCACCTGCGGCAGAAGAGACAACACTGATGCTTATTCTATATCACAGTATCTGCTGCTGTATTGTCTGGCCTCTGTCTTTTGCACTGCCCAATGCATTACGGGCAGCAAATGACGTAAGAACTACTATGGTCATCTCCATAATATCCATGTGGGTATGGAGAATTGCTTTCAGTTATCTTCTGGTAAAGGGGTTGAAAATGGGAGTAATGGGAGTATGGGTTGCCATGACAATAGACTGGCTTTTTAGGGCAATCTGTTTTACGTTGCGGTTTGTCAGAGGCAAATGGGTGAAGCATGCCTATATACACTGA
- a CDS encoding peptidoglycan DD-metalloendopeptidase family protein has product MAALTQDMKYYSYYLEVYTAVLGGFVGEYEVESVNVSSSDQNNSTEQGTDTAQGTDTTKENKTVQGTDATKEDKAAKGTDTTKEDKTAQGTDTTKEDKTAKGTDATKEDKTAQGTDTAKENNTQGNNTVQEESTKQEESTEGTVWEKKYGLKAYLPLAKYFPYSDYDDFGVSRTYGYKRRHLGHDMMGQVGTPVIAVESGYIEALGWNRYGGWRIGIRSFDGKRYYYYAHLRKNYPYNKELATGSVVQAGDVIGYLGRTGYSTTENVNNIDTPHLHFGLQLIFDESQKEGNNEIWIDCYELVKFLYRNRSETEKVAASKEWVRVYNIKDPAAEDFEKNRDKYNITPHNTDEDMGEPINENGGTNQQSSPAPTEQPTGEPSNGTGE; this is encoded by the coding sequence ATGGCAGCATTAACTCAGGATATGAAATACTATTCTTATTATCTGGAAGTCTATACAGCAGTTCTTGGGGGATTTGTAGGAGAATACGAGGTAGAGTCAGTAAATGTCAGCAGTTCGGATCAAAATAATAGTACCGAACAAGGTACGGATACTGCACAAGGAACTGATACGACAAAGGAAAATAAAACAGTCCAGGGAACTGATGCAACAAAGGAAGATAAAGCAGCCAAAGGAACTGACACAACAAAGGAAGATAAAACAGCCCAGGGAACCGATACAACAAAGGAAGATAAAACAGCTAAAGGAACTGATGCAACAAAGGAAGATAAAACAGCCCAGGGTACTGACACCGCAAAAGAAAATAATACACAGGGAAACAATACAGTTCAGGAAGAAAGTACAAAGCAGGAAGAAAGTACGGAAGGAACTGTATGGGAGAAAAAATATGGTCTAAAAGCTTATCTGCCACTGGCAAAGTATTTCCCTTACAGTGATTATGATGATTTCGGTGTATCACGTACATATGGATATAAGCGAAGACATTTGGGCCATGATATGATGGGACAGGTGGGAACACCGGTTATTGCAGTGGAGTCTGGATATATAGAAGCTTTGGGCTGGAATCGCTATGGTGGCTGGCGTATCGGTATCCGAAGTTTTGATGGTAAGCGTTATTACTATTATGCGCATCTTAGAAAGAACTACCCCTATAACAAAGAGTTGGCCACCGGCAGTGTCGTTCAGGCAGGTGATGTTATAGGATATCTTGGCAGAACCGGTTACAGTACTACGGAGAATGTCAATAACATAGATACACCCCATCTTCATTTTGGTTTACAGCTGATTTTCGATGAATCCCAGAAAGAGGGAAATAATGAGATCTGGATAGACTGTTATGAACTGGTGAAGTTCCTGTACCGGAACCGTTCTGAAACGGAAAAAGTCGCTGCTTCCAAGGAATGGGTAAGGGTTTATAATATAAAAGATCCGGCAGCAGAGGATTTTGAAAAGAATAGAGATAAGTATAATATAACGCCTCATAATACAGACGAAGATATGGGAGAACCGATAAATGAAAATGGTGGAACTAATCAGCAGTCGTCACCTGCACCCACGGAACAACCTACGGGTGAACCATCAAATGGTACCGGTGAATAA
- a CDS encoding AraC family transcriptional regulator, with the protein MNDNKFYRDTGKSFFRNGNSIYINYINENTEPHLHVHDFIEISYVASGTGIHIIGDKQYDVGKGDLFLINYHIPHEFRSFPAPTAPLMVYNCVFKPDFIDMNLLDYKEFTDVINYLSFRSIFALESENIEDIKILGVENNSLEAIYKKMLTEFTEKEEGYIELLRVYLIELLIKIFRSYKNSGTNTTTMMSHHAKMIKQSIQYLKLNYSVNTKLTDLAAQSFLSPTYFCKLFKDYAGMTISEYVQRLRIEEACNLLTATEDKVIVIAQKVGYNDIKHFNEVFKRLTGMTPREYKKQIRSK; encoded by the coding sequence ATGAATGATAATAAATTCTACCGGGATACCGGTAAAAGCTTTTTTCGTAATGGAAATTCCATATATATTAACTATATCAATGAAAACACAGAACCACACCTTCATGTACACGATTTTATCGAGATATCCTATGTAGCCTCCGGAACAGGAATTCATATCATTGGAGATAAACAATATGATGTCGGGAAGGGAGATTTATTCCTGATAAACTATCATATTCCTCACGAGTTCCGCTCTTTTCCTGCTCCTACGGCACCCTTGATGGTATATAACTGTGTTTTTAAGCCGGACTTTATCGATATGAACCTTTTGGATTATAAAGAATTTACTGATGTTATTAACTATCTTTCCTTTCGTTCCATTTTTGCCCTGGAGTCAGAAAATATAGAAGATATTAAAATTCTGGGGGTTGAAAATAACTCACTGGAAGCAATATATAAAAAAATGCTTACTGAGTTCACCGAGAAAGAAGAAGGATATATAGAACTGTTGCGTGTATATCTTATTGAACTTCTTATTAAGATCTTTCGCTCCTACAAAAATTCCGGAACCAATACGACCACTATGATGTCCCACCATGCGAAAATGATAAAACAGTCCATCCAGTATTTGAAACTTAATTATTCTGTCAATACCAAACTCACCGATCTGGCAGCACAGTCTTTCTTAAGCCCAACTTATTTTTGTAAGCTTTTTAAAGATTACGCCGGTATGACCATTTCAGAATATGTACAAAGACTGCGTATAGAAGAAGCTTGTAATTTGTTAACGGCTACAGAGGATAAAGTTATCGTAATAGCGCAGAAGGTTGGATATAACGATATCAAGCATTTTAATGAAGTGTTCAAACGACTGACTGGTATGACTCCACGGGAATACAAGAAACAGATACGAAGTAAATGA
- a CDS encoding alpha-L-rhamnosidase: MKISAMKCNRIENPLGYALDKPVLSWITEAEEAVVQTACRIEIALDEEFADLVHDSGREETINSIGYTPDITLLPETRYYWRVYVWTDCGEVSSNTAWFETSKLFNPWSGIWITPDWKEEVSHPYVRKNFQVKSEVKEARLYICGLGLYEAELNGSRVGDEYLTPYCNSYNNWIQYQTFDVTELLEKGDNVIGVLLGNGWYKGRFGFLGKTEGIYGNEFALLCEIKLTYADGSTERIGTDDTWRATGSHVMESSIYDGELQDAGKKIYGWSTIQVSDEDWSGVKPIEIDSSLLSARRSIPVRIKEKLTPVKVITTPIGETVLDMGQNMVGWLNFRVEAPKGTRIKLQYGEELQEGCFYRENLRTAKAEFEYISDGHKAEVQPHFTFYGFRYVKVEGFTEEIKKEDFTGCVVYSDLLRTGNIETSNPMVNRLFQNALWGQKGNFLDVPTDCPQRDERMGWTGDAQMFSGTACMNMDCDAFFRKFLYDLAREQEALGGIVPHTVPTFDLGKEGENSFLSGGSSAWSEAATVIPWNLYLHYGDKEVLQEQLNSMISYVEYIRKQDDGSRLWNTGFHFGDWLALDGQGDFNPFGGTPTDLIATAYYAYSSDILAKAAAVLGRNDLVHEYGKLAKEVREAFCAEFLTPRGRLAADTQTAYILALFMDLVPENYRPRILKALVQNLEANKYYLKTGFVGTPYFCRVLSENGYNELAYKLLLNEEFPSWLYEVKLGATTIWERWNSLLPDGKFGELGMNSLNHYTYGSIAEWMYRNMCGINPLEEYPGYRKIRLAPQPNKLLSYAKAELDTAAGHYESGWCYEEDGLHYQFMIPFNAEAELVLPVTENSEVTINGSQLSEAGVSYRKEDNEYRIILKAGKFEVKQKITASLS, from the coding sequence ATGAAGATAAGCGCAATGAAATGTAACCGTATTGAGAATCCTTTAGGATATGCATTGGACAAGCCGGTTTTAAGCTGGATAACAGAGGCTGAGGAAGCTGTAGTTCAGACTGCCTGCCGAATTGAAATTGCCTTAGATGAGGAATTTGCAGACCTTGTGCATGACAGTGGCAGGGAGGAGACAATCAACAGTATTGGTTATACACCGGATATTACTTTGCTGCCGGAGACCAGATATTATTGGAGAGTTTATGTTTGGACAGATTGTGGGGAAGTTAGCAGTAATACTGCCTGGTTTGAAACATCAAAGCTTTTCAACCCCTGGAGTGGTATCTGGATTACACCTGACTGGAAAGAGGAAGTTTCCCATCCCTATGTCAGAAAGAATTTTCAGGTTAAGAGTGAGGTTAAGGAAGCCAGGCTCTATATATGCGGTTTGGGGCTTTATGAAGCTGAGTTAAATGGAAGCAGAGTAGGAGATGAATATCTAACACCTTATTGCAACAGTTATAACAATTGGATTCAATACCAGACCTTCGATGTAACGGAACTGTTAGAAAAAGGTGACAATGTCATTGGGGTACTTCTCGGAAATGGCTGGTATAAAGGACGTTTTGGTTTCCTGGGGAAAACAGAAGGAATCTATGGAAATGAATTTGCATTGCTTTGTGAAATCAAACTTACCTATGCGGATGGGAGCACTGAAAGAATAGGTACAGATGATACCTGGAGGGCAACTGGTTCCCATGTAATGGAGAGCAGTATCTATGACGGAGAGCTCCAGGATGCCGGAAAGAAGATCTATGGCTGGTCAACCATACAAGTATCCGATGAAGATTGGAGCGGAGTTAAACCCATTGAAATAGATAGCAGCTTATTGTCTGCCAGAAGAAGCATCCCTGTTAGAATCAAGGAAAAGCTTACGCCAGTAAAGGTAATTACAACCCCGATTGGTGAAACAGTACTGGATATGGGGCAGAATATGGTAGGGTGGTTAAACTTCCGGGTGGAAGCGCCAAAAGGCACAAGAATAAAACTACAATATGGAGAAGAACTGCAGGAGGGCTGCTTCTACAGAGAAAATCTCAGAACAGCCAAAGCAGAGTTTGAATATATAAGTGATGGTCATAAGGCAGAGGTACAGCCTCATTTCACTTTTTATGGATTTCGTTATGTCAAAGTAGAAGGATTTACCGAGGAAATCAAGAAAGAGGATTTTACAGGATGTGTAGTATACTCTGACCTTTTAAGAACCGGAAATATCGAGACATCCAATCCAATGGTCAATCGCCTCTTTCAGAATGCATTATGGGGACAGAAAGGTAACTTCCTGGATGTACCTACAGATTGCCCTCAAAGAGATGAAAGAATGGGGTGGACGGGAGATGCACAGATGTTTTCCGGAACTGCCTGCATGAATATGGATTGCGATGCCTTCTTCCGCAAATTTCTTTATGACCTTGCAAGAGAACAGGAAGCCTTAGGCGGAATCGTTCCCCATACGGTACCTACCTTTGATTTGGGAAAAGAAGGTGAGAACAGCTTCCTATCCGGTGGGTCCTCTGCCTGGTCAGAGGCAGCAACGGTAATTCCCTGGAACTTGTATCTTCATTATGGTGATAAGGAAGTCTTACAAGAACAACTAAATAGTATGATTTCCTATGTGGAATATATCAGAAAACAGGATGATGGCAGCAGGTTATGGAACACAGGTTTTCATTTTGGTGACTGGCTTGCACTGGATGGGCAAGGTGACTTCAATCCTTTTGGAGGAACGCCTACTGACTTAATTGCAACAGCTTATTATGCCTATTCTTCTGATATATTGGCAAAAGCAGCAGCGGTACTAGGCAGGAATGACCTTGTTCATGAATATGGTAAGTTGGCTAAAGAGGTCAGAGAAGCTTTCTGTGCCGAATTCCTGACACCCAGAGGACGTCTTGCCGCAGATACCCAGACAGCATATATTCTTGCACTTTTTATGGATTTGGTTCCGGAGAATTACAGACCTAGAATCCTTAAAGCATTGGTTCAGAATCTGGAGGCCAATAAGTATTATCTTAAGACTGGTTTCGTTGGTACTCCATATTTCTGCAGGGTATTATCCGAAAACGGATACAATGAACTGGCTTACAAGCTTTTGTTAAATGAGGAATTTCCTAGCTGGCTCTATGAGGTAAAACTTGGTGCCACAACTATCTGGGAGAGATGGAATTCCTTACTTCCGGATGGTAAATTTGGGGAACTGGGAATGAACTCCTTAAATCATTATACTTACGGGTCCATTGCTGAATGGATGTATCGTAATATGTGCGGAATCAACCCTCTTGAAGAATATCCGGGGTATAGAAAAATAAGACTTGCACCTCAGCCAAATAAGCTCTTATCTTATGCAAAGGCTGAATTGGATACAGCAGCAGGACATTATGAGAGTGGCTGGTGCTACGAGGAAGATGGACTGCACTATCAATTTATGATACCTTTTAATGCGGAGGCAGAGTTAGTCCTGCCGGTTACGGAGAACTCGGAGGTAACAATTAATGGCTCCCAACTTTCGGAGGCAGGAGTAAGCTATCGGAAAGAGGATAATGAATATAGAATCATTCTGAAAGCAGGTAAATTTGAAGTAAAGCAGAAGATAACAGCTTCATTAAGCTGA
- a CDS encoding hydrolase — MSYIPTPDQAYEILKDYNKDDFHLKHGRIVAGVMEYFAKEYDPENMAYWKTVGMLHDLDFELYPEEHCIKLQEIMKKLDIDDSIIHAAASHGYMLTVDVEPERYMEKVLYAVDELTGLIGAVALMRPSKSVSDLEVKSVMKKYKNANFAAGCSREVINRGAQMMDVELNELIDKTIHAMRSLMSEMEL, encoded by the coding sequence ATGAGTTATATACCGACGCCGGACCAGGCTTATGAGATCTTAAAGGATTACAACAAGGATGACTTTCACCTGAAACACGGTAGAATCGTAGCCGGAGTAATGGAGTATTTTGCAAAGGAATACGATCCTGAAAATATGGCCTATTGGAAAACCGTAGGAATGTTACATGATTTAGACTTTGAACTTTATCCTGAAGAACATTGCATCAAGCTTCAGGAGATCATGAAGAAACTGGATATTGACGACAGCATAATTCATGCAGCTGCCAGTCATGGTTATATGCTTACTGTAGATGTTGAACCAGAGCGTTATATGGAGAAGGTATTATATGCCGTGGACGAGCTTACCGGTCTTATTGGTGCCGTAGCTCTTATGAGACCCTCAAAAAGTGTATCGGATCTGGAAGTAAAATCTGTTATGAAAAAATATAAGAATGCCAATTTTGCTGCCGGCTGCAGCAGAGAGGTGATTAACCGGGGTGCCCAGATGATGGACGTAGAACTCAATGAGTTAATAGATAAAACGATTCATGCTATGAGAAGTCTTATGTCTGAAATGGAGCTATGA
- a CDS encoding C40 family peptidase, with amino-acid sequence MRFILMCEAVINTAIGSLRKDPHQRGELLDEDLYGRPVTILEEKENGWSYIRTQYGYHGYVNNRELIRDHCLVSRWKKEFKKVVIHPFADILAAPNVRGALIITVCKGALLAVLDSPDPQGYVKVGLCNGDSGFIKEAFLGDYLTDFKVEKEDNLRYDIVQTAITYLGCQYRWGGKSPLGVDCSGLTFMAYQLNGVTIYRDASIEPGYPVRAISPENKKPADLLYFSGHVAIYLGDERYIHSTARNGSDGVVINSLNPKDILYREDLAQRLKEVGSIFP; translated from the coding sequence TTGAGGTTCATATTAATGTGTGAAGCTGTCATAAATACAGCCATTGGCTCGTTGAGAAAAGACCCGCACCAAAGAGGAGAGCTTCTGGACGAAGATCTCTATGGAAGACCTGTGACTATTTTAGAGGAAAAAGAGAATGGCTGGAGTTATATAAGAACGCAGTATGGTTATCATGGATACGTGAACAACAGAGAACTGATAAGGGACCATTGCCTGGTGTCCAGGTGGAAAAAGGAATTTAAAAAGGTAGTAATACATCCCTTTGCGGATATTTTGGCTGCGCCTAATGTTAGGGGAGCACTGATTATAACAGTGTGTAAAGGAGCACTTTTGGCTGTACTTGATTCGCCTGACCCTCAGGGCTATGTAAAAGTAGGGTTATGTAACGGGGACTCGGGTTTTATCAAAGAAGCTTTTCTAGGTGATTATCTAACAGATTTTAAGGTAGAAAAAGAAGATAATTTGCGTTATGATATAGTTCAGACTGCAATAACATATCTGGGCTGCCAGTACAGGTGGGGAGGCAAGTCGCCTCTGGGAGTAGATTGCTCCGGCTTAACCTTTATGGCTTATCAATTAAATGGAGTTACCATTTACCGGGATGCATCCATTGAACCAGGTTATCCGGTAAGAGCTATTTCGCCGGAAAATAAAAAACCTGCTGATTTGTTGTATTTTTCAGGTCATGTTGCTATTTATCTGGGGGATGAACGGTATATACATTCTACTGCAAGGAATGGCAGTGATGGAGTGGTAATTAACAGCTTAAATCCAAAGGATATTTTATACCGTGAGGATCTTGCACAACGGTTAAAGGAAGTGGGAAGTATCTTTCCTTAG
- a CDS encoding dipeptidase, producing MKIIDMHCDTISELFARMAEGRKDTLAKSELHIDLEKMKKGDYLLQNFAMFVNLSEREDALSYCLELIDLYYRQLQVNQDCIAPVFRYEDIERNRSEGKLSALLTIEEGGVTKGNLAHLRNYYRLGVRMLTLTWNHMNGIGYPNVTMRGQETDWYTPNTTEGLTEFGLEFIHEMENIGMIIDVSHLSDAGFYQVLRHTTKPFVASHSNARSICPHVRNLSDDMIKKLALRGGVTGMNFYPFFLGEDESAGTVSAIVKHILHIRNVGGYECIGLGSDFDGIPGHDELIDCSFLPLLADSLKKAGLSNKEIESVFYKNVLRVYKELL from the coding sequence ATGAAAATAATTGATATGCATTGTGATACCATTTCTGAGTTGTTTGCCAGAATGGCAGAAGGAAGAAAGGATACGCTGGCGAAAAGTGAGTTACATATAGATCTTGAAAAGATGAAAAAGGGTGATTATCTCCTTCAGAATTTTGCCATGTTCGTTAATCTTTCGGAAAGAGAAGATGCTCTAAGCTACTGTCTGGAGCTTATTGATTTATATTACAGGCAGCTGCAGGTAAATCAAGACTGTATAGCACCGGTTTTCCGATACGAAGATATTGAGCGAAACAGAAGTGAGGGAAAGCTGTCTGCTTTACTGACCATAGAAGAAGGCGGAGTTACGAAAGGAAACCTGGCACATTTGCGCAATTATTACAGACTTGGCGTGAGAATGCTTACACTGACCTGGAATCATATGAATGGAATCGGCTATCCAAATGTAACTATGAGAGGACAGGAAACAGACTGGTATACTCCAAATACCACTGAGGGTCTGACGGAGTTTGGACTTGAATTTATACATGAAATGGAGAATATCGGGATGATAATCGATGTATCCCATTTATCCGACGCTGGTTTCTATCAGGTGTTAAGACATACTACGAAGCCTTTTGTGGCAAGTCATTCCAATGCCCGCAGTATTTGTCCTCATGTCAGAAATCTTTCGGATGATATGATAAAAAAACTGGCTTTAAGGGGAGGGGTCACAGGGATGAATTTCTATCCTTTCTTTTTAGGAGAGGATGAAAGTGCAGGCACTGTTTCCGCAATCGTAAAGCATATCCTGCATATCCGAAATGTAGGTGGATACGAGTGTATCGGTCTTGGCTCAGATTTTGATGGGATACCGGGACATGATGAATTGATTGATTGTTCCTTTCTGCCCTTGTTGGCTGATAGCCTTAAAAAAGCAGGATTAAGCAACAAGGAGATAGAGTCTGTATTCTATAAAAATGTATTACGAGTGTATAAGGAGTTGTTATAA